In the genome of Massilibacillus massiliensis, one region contains:
- a CDS encoding DUF6282 family protein → MGKVSLRGVIDMHVHSAPDIRERAYSDFELMEAGIKVGARAIVIKSHHGTTMNRAYLTNAHNKKLHQNDNNFTMFGSITLNNAIGGLNPIAVETGLKMGAKIVWLPTTSAENHLKKYGKSGGIACLNNGKIVEPLKEILKMIKEYDVVLGTGHLAPEEIFPVVDQAKTMGLNKIVITHPEFWVVGMSHEDQIKITKDYDVYLERCYAQPMGGGIYKSNLEDNLAIINKVGYKNIIVDTDGGQVENPHWEIALETYMQYLADHGITNEQLEVMTKRLPAKLLGITK, encoded by the coding sequence ATGGGAAAAGTTTCATTACGTGGCGTTATTGATATGCATGTCCATTCAGCACCAGATATTCGTGAACGCGCCTACAGCGATTTTGAATTAATGGAAGCTGGAATCAAAGTAGGCGCAAGAGCAATTGTGATAAAATCCCATCACGGTACAACAATGAACCGTGCTTATTTAACCAATGCGCATAATAAAAAGCTCCATCAAAACGACAATAATTTTACGATGTTTGGCAGTATTACTTTAAACAATGCAATTGGTGGCTTAAATCCTATTGCGGTAGAAACAGGACTAAAAATGGGTGCAAAGATTGTCTGGCTTCCAACAACAAGTGCCGAAAATCATTTGAAAAAATACGGAAAATCAGGCGGTATTGCTTGTCTAAACAATGGTAAAATCGTCGAACCCCTAAAAGAAATCCTTAAAATGATAAAAGAGTATGATGTAGTTTTGGGAACCGGACATTTAGCGCCAGAAGAAATATTTCCTGTCGTAGATCAAGCAAAAACTATGGGGCTGAATAAAATTGTTATTACCCACCCTGAATTCTGGGTTGTTGGAATGTCACATGAAGACCAAATAAAAATAACCAAAGATTACGATGTCTATCTAGAAAGATGCTATGCACAACCTATGGGTGGCGGTATTTACAAAAGCAATCTTGAAGATAATCTGGCAATCATAAATAAAGTAGGTTATAAAAACATCATTGTAGATACCGATGGTGGTCAAGTAGAAAACCCGCACTGGGAAATTGCTTTAGAGACCTATATGCAATATCTCGCCGATCATGGAATTACCAACGAACAGTTGGAAGTAATGACAAAACGACTTCCAGCTAAATTACTAGGCATAACGAAATAA
- a CDS encoding SLC13 family permease: protein MISFIVVLAIAISIFLGYRTKINTGFFAIFFAYLIGCFFLDLKSADVIKMWPISIFFVIFAVSLFYNFALVNGTLEKLSAHLLYACRSFPQLLPFAIFFAATLIAGLGAGFFTVMAFMAPLTLLLCEKTGLSKTVGAISVNYGALAGANFMTSQSGIIFKSLIDAAGFADTAFAYTTTIFITTLLIPLFVISGFLFFTKNGKAFNKTITIEKPSDFDPKQKTTLSLILFMMLLVLAAPILHILLPHSKMITFINSKMDIGLIAISLSVVALMLKLADEKQVIAKVPWNTLIMICGVGMLISVAIKAGTINILAGWIGANIPTFFVPIALCIVGGIMSFFSSTLGVVCPALFPIIPSIVETTGINPMLLFTCVVIGAQATAISPFSSGGSLVLGSCNRDEDRDTLFSQLLFHAVPTCLIVATITSILLFFII from the coding sequence ATGATTAGTTTCATTGTCGTACTCGCGATCGCTATTTCTATTTTTCTAGGGTATCGAACAAAAATTAATACTGGTTTTTTTGCTATTTTCTTTGCCTACCTAATCGGCTGTTTCTTTCTAGATTTAAAATCAGCTGACGTTATTAAGATGTGGCCAATTAGTATTTTCTTCGTTATTTTTGCAGTCTCACTCTTCTATAACTTCGCCCTGGTAAATGGTACTTTGGAAAAATTATCTGCGCACCTTTTATACGCTTGCCGTAGTTTTCCACAGTTACTTCCTTTTGCCATTTTCTTTGCCGCTACACTGATTGCCGGATTAGGTGCAGGATTTTTCACCGTTATGGCGTTTATGGCTCCTCTGACCCTTCTTCTTTGTGAAAAAACAGGTCTTAGTAAAACAGTCGGCGCAATCTCAGTAAATTATGGTGCCCTTGCCGGAGCCAATTTTATGACCAGTCAAAGTGGAATTATTTTTAAAAGCTTAATCGACGCCGCTGGCTTTGCTGACACTGCTTTTGCTTATACCACAACAATTTTTATTACCACCTTGCTCATTCCTCTATTTGTAATTTCGGGCTTTTTATTCTTCACTAAAAATGGTAAAGCATTTAATAAAACGATAACCATAGAAAAACCAAGTGATTTTGATCCTAAACAAAAAACAACTTTATCGCTTATTCTTTTTATGATGCTTTTGGTTTTAGCTGCACCAATTTTACATATTTTACTGCCTCATAGTAAAATGATTACTTTCATCAATTCAAAAATGGATATTGGATTGATTGCAATTTCTCTTTCGGTCGTTGCACTCATGTTAAAACTTGCTGACGAAAAACAAGTAATCGCGAAAGTTCCTTGGAATACTTTGATTATGATTTGTGGCGTTGGTATGCTTATTTCTGTGGCAATCAAAGCTGGAACAATCAATATTTTAGCTGGCTGGATTGGTGCAAATATACCAACTTTTTTCGTACCGATCGCATTATGCATCGTTGGCGGAATTATGTCATTCTTCAGCAGTACCTTAGGTGTCGTATGTCCGGCTCTTTTCCCTATCATCCCATCTATTGTCGAAACAACAGGCATCAATCCTATGTTGCTTTTCACTTGTGTCGTCATTGGTGCACAAGCAACAGCAATATCACCATTTTCTTCTGGTGGCAGCCTGGTATTGGGCTCTTGTAATAGAGATGAGGATCGCGACACTTTATTTTCTCAATTGTTATTCCATGCAGTCCCAACTTGTCTTATCGTCGCTACGATTACCAGCATTCTATTATTTTTCATCATATAA